The genomic window TGAACTCGGGCCCGCTGGCGGGTCTGGGCGAGATTGAGTTGCAGGCGCTACAACCCGGTTCATCTATCATGCCCGGCAAGGTCAACCCGGTGATTCCGGAAGCCGTGATGATGGTCGCCGCCCAGGTTATCGGCAACGATGCCGCCATCACTGTGGGGGGGCAACACGGCAACTTCGAGCTCAACGTCATGCTGCCCCTCATTGCCCACAACCTGCTGCAAAGCGAGACGCTGCTGGCCAGTGCCGCCCGCCAGCTGGCCGACAAGGCGATTGCGACCTTCAGGGTCAACGAGAGCAACATCAGTGCAGCGCTGGCGCGTAACCCTATCCTGGTAACGGCCCTGAACCCCATCATCGGCTACCAGAAGGCCGCCGCCATCGCCAAGCAGGCCTACGCCCAGGGCCGCCCCGTGGTTGATGTGGCGGCAGAGGTCACCGGCATGAGCCACGATGAATTGGCGCAGCTGCTGGATCCCGCACGCCTGACCCAGGGGGGCATTCAGGGCTCAAGCTAAAATTGCGTGCTGATGTTCAAGGGCAAATCGGGACAGGAGGAGCATCCTTCGCAGGGATCCGCAATAGTGAAAAAAAGCTAGAGTCCTGCGTCCTGGATCGCGCTTGTAGGCGGAAGCTCTGCTGATTTTTTCGAGCCTGCATTTCGCCTTTCGGCGACATACTTTCTTTGCCCGTGCAAAGAAAGTATGCAAAGAAAGCACGCCCCGATGAAGCCTATTCGCTGTGCTCTGAGATCATTCGGCGGGCTGCGCTGACGGTACATCCATGTACCTCATCGCAGGCGCATCAGTCCCTGTTGCGCCCCTTCAGACCTGATCGCCGAATGACCTCAGTGCTCGCCGGCTTCATAAGGGGGATCGGAGCCGTTCTGATATATAGGTGGTAATGGTGGGGAGCTCGTAGGATGAAATCCACTTCCGGCGATACAGGGCTTAATCGCCGGGGCCAGATTCGCTATAATCCCGTACCATTTTTTAATCCATTGCCCGGCCCACTCCAAAGCCGCAACAGCAGCAGGGACATTATTTGCCATGAATCGGGATCTCGACAAGCTTCAGCCCTACCCGTTCGAAAAGCTGGCCACCCTGAAGGCGCAGGTCACGCCGCCCGCCGACAAGGCCCATATCGCCCTGTCCATCGGCGAGCCCAAGCACCCGTCGCCGGCCTTCGTGGCCAAGGCGCTGACCGACAACATCGGCTACCTGGCGAATTACCCGACCACCGCCGGGTTGCCGGAACTGCGCCAGACCATTGCCGACTGGTGCAGCCGCCGCTTCAAGCTTGCCGCCGGCAGCCTGAGCGCCGAGCGCAATGTGATCCCGGTGAACGGCACCCGCGAAGCCATCTTCGCCTTTACCCAGGCTGCCGTTGAACGCAAGGCCGATGCCCTGGTGCTGTCGCCCAACCCCTTCTACCAGATCTACGAGGGTGCAGCCTACCTGGCCGGCGCCGAGCCGCTGTTTCTTAACTGCGATGCCGAGCGCAACTTCATTCCGGACTTCGACGCCATCTCCGCCGACGTCTGGCAGCGCTGCCAGCTGCTGTTCCTGTGCTCGCCGGGCAACCCCACCGGCACCGTGATCGGTCGCGACGTGCTGACCAAGCTGATTGCGCTGTCGGACGAGTACGACTTCATCATCGCCTCGGACGAGTGCTACTCCGAGATCTACTTCGACGAAGCCGAGCCACCGGTGGGTCTGCTGCAGGTCTGTGCCGAGCTTGGCCGGGACGACTACCGCAACTGCGTGGTGTTCCACAGTCTGTCCAAGCGCTCCAACCTGCCGGGCCTGCGCTCGGGCTTTATTGCCGGTGATGTCGCCCTGATGATGCCCTTCCTCAGCTACCGCACTTACCACGGCAGCTCCATGCCGGTGCAGCATCAGCTGGCCTCCATCGCCGCCTGGAAGGACGAAGCCCATGTGCTGGAAAACCGCGACAAGTACCGCGAAAAGTTCAGCAAGGTCATCGAAATCCTCGCCCCGGTGATGGACGTGCGCATGCCGGATGCCGGCTTCTACCTCTGGGCGCCTACGCCCATCGAAGACGACCGTTTCGCCCAGGGCCTGTTC from Marinobacterium aestuarii includes these protein-coding regions:
- the dapC gene encoding succinyldiaminopimelate transaminase yields the protein MNRDLDKLQPYPFEKLATLKAQVTPPADKAHIALSIGEPKHPSPAFVAKALTDNIGYLANYPTTAGLPELRQTIADWCSRRFKLAAGSLSAERNVIPVNGTREAIFAFTQAAVERKADALVLSPNPFYQIYEGAAYLAGAEPLFLNCDAERNFIPDFDAISADVWQRCQLLFLCSPGNPTGTVIGRDVLTKLIALSDEYDFIIASDECYSEIYFDEAEPPVGLLQVCAELGRDDYRNCVVFHSLSKRSNLPGLRSGFIAGDVALMMPFLSYRTYHGSSMPVQHQLASIAAWKDEAHVLENRDKYREKFSKVIEILAPVMDVRMPDAGFYLWAPTPIEDDRFAQGLFEQQNVTVLPGRYLSREADGRLPGAGFVRMALVATVEECVEAAQRIRAYVQSLNA